One genomic segment of Thermococcus sp. M39 includes these proteins:
- a CDS encoding ATP-binding protein yields MRVVEEKLVESIVRRTIDTAEARLRKYVFTPTGEKRPERKPLAKLKEEVESFLRARENKLLVLYGLRGVGKTTMLAQIYFKLLPQIPRERLVYVSLDKLRPLGISLNDFVQAYERLLGERIEEFSQPTFLFIDEAHYDENFGITVKDLHDSASNLMIVVTGSSSLPLKLDPDLMRRAKKLRVPPLTFTEYLLLKRGLQIPEELSAALKHAFLNCDFSGVEEKLEGILLKFTEKDVEDYLIQGSLPIYLTSTSPLEDAYEILRKIVEVDLVREGLSETTREKALGLLLLLASGESLAYDDLSSTLGLAKGTVEKLIEKLEDLEVIFPVRAYGSLGKVARKTPKYKFLAPMLRSAVLYEFGLFERDSKTLGMLLEDAVALYLHLLAKEKKLGLHYDAQKGGADFILKGHSIGIVIEVGWGKKGLRQVIKTMKKTGLTCGVVVYNGPLKKKGDVWFVPRELFLLML; encoded by the coding sequence GTGAGAGTCGTGGAGGAAAAACTTGTGGAAAGCATCGTAAGGAGGACAATTGATACAGCCGAGGCGAGGCTTAGAAAGTACGTTTTTACCCCAACTGGGGAAAAACGACCTGAAAGGAAACCTCTCGCAAAGCTTAAAGAGGAAGTTGAATCATTCCTCAGAGCACGGGAGAACAAACTCCTCGTCCTTTATGGTCTCCGTGGTGTCGGAAAAACCACCATGCTCGCTCAGATATACTTCAAACTTCTTCCTCAAATCCCAAGAGAAAGACTTGTTTACGTTTCCCTCGACAAGCTTCGTCCACTGGGAATAAGCCTAAATGACTTTGTTCAAGCATACGAACGTCTCCTCGGTGAAAGAATTGAAGAGTTCAGCCAGCCTACCTTCCTATTCATTGACGAAGCCCACTATGATGAGAACTTTGGCATCACTGTAAAAGACCTTCACGACTCCGCAAGCAATCTCATGATTGTAGTCACTGGATCCTCTTCACTCCCTCTTAAGCTCGATCCTGACTTGATGAGAAGAGCCAAGAAGCTTAGAGTACCGCCTCTTACCTTCACCGAGTACCTGCTCCTCAAGCGTGGCCTTCAAATCCCCGAGGAACTTAGTGCAGCTCTAAAGCATGCATTCCTCAATTGTGATTTCTCCGGAGTCGAAGAGAAGCTTGAGGGGATATTACTGAAGTTTACTGAAAAGGATGTTGAGGATTACCTCATCCAAGGCTCGCTACCCATTTATCTCACTTCTACGAGTCCACTTGAAGATGCTTATGAAATACTGAGAAAGATTGTCGAAGTTGATTTAGTGCGCGAGGGACTTTCTGAGACTACACGGGAAAAGGCTCTTGGCTTATTACTCCTTCTTGCTTCCGGTGAGAGCTTAGCATATGATGACTTGAGCTCAACCCTGGGACTTGCTAAGGGAACGGTAGAAAAGCTGATTGAGAAGCTCGAGGATCTTGAGGTTATCTTCCCAGTAAGGGCTTATGGTTCTTTAGGCAAAGTTGCTCGGAAGACTCCAAAGTACAAGTTTTTAGCACCAATGCTTAGGAGTGCAGTGCTCTACGAGTTTGGACTGTTTGAAAGGGATTCAAAAACGCTTGGCATGCTTCTTGAGGATGCTGTAGCACTTTATCTCCACTTGCTCGCTAAGGAGAAGAAGTTGGGGCTTCACTATGATGCCCAAAAGGGAGGTGCAGACTTTATCCTGAAAGGGCACTCCATAGGGATTGTAATTGAGGTTGGTTGGGGAAAGAAGGGTCTCCGCCAGGTTATCAAGACTATGAAGAAGACGGGGTTAACCTGCGGTGTGGTGGTCTACAATGGTCCTTTGAAAAAGAAAGGCGATGTATGGTTTGTACCAAGGGAGCTCTTTTTACTGATGCTGTGA
- a CDS encoding type II toxin-antitoxin system VapC family toxin, with translation MTSFMIDSTLIIEHLKGNPTARKILELLIDSDVDVYINDVVASEVIFIYLKLTTGKSYLTLKKNPVIVRSVDKTPVYELLSMFRFLETNEFVFSIAKRLIDKYGLLPNDALILATAIFYRCDYLIALDPDYKEPCKAEKIRLISTKEELEKTLPPESLAL, from the coding sequence ATGACGAGCTTTATGATTGATTCTACGCTCATTATAGAGCACCTCAAGGGTAATCCGACTGCAAGGAAAATCTTGGAGCTTTTAATCGATTCTGATGTTGATGTTTACATAAATGATGTTGTAGCTTCAGAAGTCATTTTCATTTATTTAAAGCTAACAACCGGGAAAAGCTACTTAACACTCAAGAAGAACCCAGTGATAGTTCGGTCTGTAGATAAAACTCCAGTTTACGAGTTGTTAAGTATGTTTAGATTTCTTGAAACAAATGAGTTTGTATTTTCTATTGCAAAGAGACTCATAGACAAATATGGACTGCTTCCAAATGATGCTTTGATTTTAGCTACAGCTATTTTTTATAGGTGTGATTATTTAATCGCACTTGACCCCGACTATAAAGAGCCATGTAAAGCTGAGAAAATACGCTTAATCTCAACCAAAGAAGAACTTGAAAAGACATTACCACCCGAAAGCCTCGCCCTTTAG